Within Psychrobacter sp. AH5, the genomic segment AAGCGGTTATTGATAAAGCTAAAGAAGTGGTAGAATAGCTTTTATTATTTATAGATACTACAGAGTATAAATTTATTATTAACTCCTCAGTATCTAGCCGCATTTTTGCTTAATTTGACGTTATAATACGCTCTAATAAATAGCCCAGCTATCTTTTTATAGACTGGGCTTGTCGTTTTAGCTTGATAAAATCTATCTTATAATCTGTAGCTGTTATTGTTTATTGAAGTTTATATCGAATTTTGCCATAGTCATTTATGATAATTGTTGGTTATAACGTCTTTTGGTTTACCCTAACTGCAGATTGCCTAATCTGTTAAATTCACCTCTTGGCTGCTATGACTGTCTTATAGCGCTTGGTTATGACTTATTGATTTGCTTATGTCCTTAATTGCTTTTTTTGGTGCGCTTGAGAGTGGTCTAATCTACGGTTTAGTCGCCCTTGGGGTACTGATCTCCTTTCGAACCTTAGACTTTCCGGATCTAACCGCTGATGGTAGCTTTCCTTTAGGCGGCGCTATTGCTGGTATCTCCATTGTCGCTGGTATCAATCCTTGGTTAGCCTGCGCATTTGGTATGCTAGCAGGCTCAGTCGCTGGTATCGTCACCGCTTGGCTCCATGTCAAGCTTGGTATCTTGCAGCTGCTGGCTAGTATTTTGGTAATGGTCGCACTGTATTCGGTCAACTTGCGTATCATGGGCGCACCGAATTTGCCGCTATTAGGCGAAACAACGGTCTTTAGCTCATTAGTTACCAATGACAATGGCTTTTGGATGCGCTGCGTCATTATTGGTGTGGTGGTGTTACTGGCGAAGCTGTTTTTGGACTGGTTTTATAGTACTGAGTCCGGTCTATCGATGCGCGCGACCGGATCTAATTTGCGCATGGCGCAAGCGCAAGGGATTAATACCTCGAAGATGACGATCATCGGTATGGCGATCTCCAACGGTTTGATCGCTTTAGCGGGCGCGCTGTTTGTACAGACTCAGGGCGGCGCGGATATCTCTATCGGTATCGGTACTATCGTCATCGGTCTAGCGGCGGTCATCATCGGCGAGACTATCATTCCGGCTAAGCGTATTTGGCTGATCACCTTAGCAGTTATCCTCGGCGCGGTGCTCTATAAGCTATTTATTCAAGTGGCGCTATCGAGCGATACTCTCAGAAGTATCGGCTTTGGCCCGCAAGATCTCAACTTAATTACCGCGCTGCTGGTCGTGATCGCTTTAGTCCTGCCCAAAGCCAAAAATAGAATTTTGAGTCGTAAGCTTAAAGTCTAACCGCTGGCAAATAACCGCTTATAAGCATAAGGAATAATGATTATGATGCAAGCTCGAGATTTACGCTTAACTTTTAATCCGGGTACGCCTATCGAGAACCCAGCGCTGCGCGGTATCAATCTCAATATCGCTGATGGCGAGTTTGTGACGGTGATTGGTACCAATGGCGCGGGCAAATCGACTTTTTTAAATGCCGTTAGTGGCACCACTCGGGTTGATAGCGGCTCTATTTTATTGAACGGTATCGATGTCACCAAAAAGAGCGCGCATGAGCGGGCGCATTGGGTCGCGCGCGTGTTTCAAGATCCGATGGCAGGTACTTGTGAAGCGCTGACCATCGAAGAGAACATGGCTTTGGCCTTTAAACGCGGCGGTAAACGTGGTTTGAGCTTTGCGCTAAATAATAATAATCGCGAGCTGTTTAAAGAGAAGTTAGCGGTTTTGAAACTAGGCTTAGAGAATCGTCTTACGGATAGAATGGGGCTGTTATCAGGGGGACAACGCCAAGCGGTCAGCTTGCTGATGGCTTCCTTGCAGCCTTCAAAGATTTTATTGCTCGATGAGCATACCGCTGCCCTTGATCCTAAGACCGCCGCTTTTGTCTTAGAGCTTACGGACAAAATCGTTACTGATAATCAGCTGACGACGATGATGGTGACGCACTCTATGCAGCAAGCCCTCGCCCATGGCACGCGTACGGTGATGCTGCATCAAGGTCAAGTGGTACTAGATGTCGCAGGAGAGAAACGTCAAGGTATGACGGTGCATGATCTACTCGATATGTTTGAGCAGACGCGCGGCGAAAAGATCGATGATGATAGCTTGATTTTGAGCTAACTGCTTGTTTGAGTTATTTTTTATTATTGTTAACCTTATAAGCGCCTACTTAATAGTAGGCGTTTTTGCCAATTAGCCTTAACACTTTAACTGCTTTCTAATCTAGTTACTCTTCTAATAAAGCCAACTTTTGAATCAGCTCACTGATATGCTGAGCCTGCATTTTTTTCATAACTTGCGAGCGATGCACCTCTACGGTACGCATTGACACCTCTAAATGATCGGCTATGACTTTATTTAGCTTGCCTTGCATCAGCTCGCCAGCGACCTCCTTCTCTTTATCCGTGAGCTGCTCATATAACTTAGCAATATCATAAAGTTTAGCGCGCTTATTAGTTAGCTGCTTAGCGGAGCGGATAGCTTGTTGCAAGCGCTGACTACTAATGGGCTTTTCTAGATAATCTACCGCCCCCTGTTTTAGCATCTTAACCGCGTCGCTAATCTCGCCATTACCCGTCAAAGCAATCAGCGCTATTGGACTTTTATGCTCATTCAAATGAGCTTGTAGCGCTTGCCCTGTCATATGAGGTAAATTCAAATCACTAATCACCACCGCAGGGCGATAAATATCTACGGCTGCCAAAAAATCTACGGCGCTGGCCCAAGTTTGGCTCGATAAGCCCAAACTACTGAGTAAAAACTCACAGGAGGTGCGCACGCTTTCTTCATCATCAATGATATGGATAAGCAGTGGCTCAGTATTTATCTTGGCACAAGTCATAGGCTACCTTGCTATACTTTTTATAATTAAACCGTTATCTAAATCGCGCGGTCTCTTTTTAGCTCTTTTATTATAGCTAATTTTTAGTTAACTTATCATCGGCTAAAGACAAAGGCAGATATAGAGTGACTTTTGCGCCTACTTTTTCTTTAAGAGGATAATAGCTTTGAGTTTGGATCAGCTGGTTTTTGCTATCAAGCGTATGCTTAAGCCTTAATTGATAGCTCATGGGCAAATCCTTTATGATAGCAAGCTCTTCTGGCACCTCAATATTACTCAACTGCATCATGCCATCCAATGACTTGCATAAGCGCTGACAAATCATCAGCCCTAAGCCCATACCCTCGAGCTTAGTGGATCTCTCGCTGTATTTAGGCCCATTCGCTAAAGCGGCTTGATTAGCGCTCAAACGCTTCTGCTCAAACCCTCCCGCATCATCTATAATGCTTATTGCTAGCCAATCTTTACCTTGATACTGCTCCTGGCTACAGCGTAAGATAATATGCTGAGCGCCCTGCTGCTGCGCGTTGAGCATGGCATTAATGAGCAGCTGATCAAGCAGCAAATTAGGCAGTTGCAGCTTTTGATAATCAGAAGCTAGCCAAAAGCTAATATCGACTGCGCGCTCCCCCATAAAGTAAATACACTGCTTATAAGTCGCCGCAATATCAACACTGACTTCATCTGCTGCTGGACGCCCAGCCCAGCGCCGGATATTGCTAATAATAGCCGCTACTCGCTGAGTCTCATTCACAATTTGCTTGAGGGCTTTTTGGGTAGTTTGTTTATCTAGTTGTTGTTTATCCGTACGGTCCTCGTGACTGTTATCGCCACCCTGCACTAAATTTTCACTACGAATCAGCAAACCCTGCGCGTAATTTTGAATAGTGGCTAGCGGCTGATTGATCTCATGGGCAATCGCTCCACTCATCTCTCCGATTACTGCAAAACGCTCAGAATGACGCAGCTGCCGATCATAATCACGAATAAGGCGGTTTTGAATCAATAGCTGCTGTTGCCGACGCCAAGCCAGCCAGCTCATCCAAGCATAATTGATAGTCGATACCAGTATAATCAGCACGATGATACTCATCCACCAGCGATGCGATCGTATCCACTCAATAATATAGCTGCCTAGCGTTTTTTGCGCGGGATGCTCATTCATCTCATATAAGATACGCTCGGCGTCAACGCTCGATTCAGGGGATAACCAACTTAAGGATGAATTAGAGCTATCATTAGCATGATCTGAAAATAACTGCTGATTGATCTGATTAATAAGAGCGTTTGGCGCTTGATCAGTCGCCGCGAGCGTCCAGTTAGGATAGATCTTAGTAGAAGACTGACAGCTTGAGTCAGTAGTGATTGGATGAATAAGCCGAAACTGAGCTTGATCAATCTTACCTTGACTTGCCATCTCCTCCATCAGGCACAAAGGAGCAATGGCGGCATCGACCGCGCCGCTGGCAAGCGTACTCAAAGTCAGCTCAATGGGATAACCGACAAACTGCGTTTGATAATCGCTTGGGGTTAGCGAGTTTTGTTTGAGCAGATGGGCTATCAGCAGATAACCGCCAAAGGCATCAGGGGCCACGGCGACTATTTTGCGCCGCTCCAAATCACCTAGCTGCTGAATATCACTGTCTTTATTGACCCATAGCGTACTAGCAATCTGCTCCATAGCATTAGGCTGACCGATAGCCTTATTGGTTTTTTGTTGCTCTAACAGCGCCAAGTCGTTTTTGAGCTGCTTATATAACTTGTATTGCGCGGCGGTTTGAAAGTCGGATTGATTGATATCTGAGATTTGAAACTCACTAGGCTTAGCAGCGCTGACATTACTTTGTAAAGTCGCGAGCCAGCGCCAGCCTGCGGTATCCATCTTGATGACTTGTATCTGCGGCCCTAACACTAACGCAAATTGTTTGGCCTCTATCTGTTGTTGCCAATTCTCCAGCGCAAGCGGTACCAATACAATAGTATCCTGTGGCAAAGTGCTATTTAGCTCATCTAACCACGGCTGCCAACGCTGCTGAGCTACTGCCTCGCCCTGCGGCGCCAGAACCCCTAAATAATAAGTCTGCGCCTGAGTATTTTGCGCTATCAATACCAGCAACAAAGCAACAGCGTAAGCCAAAAGCAACTTTTGCCCTAGCGCTCTTTGCAGCACTGCTATTGAGTCAAGAATGGGCAAGATAGCACTTATCAAGGTCTGCACTCTTCTATATAGCTAATGAATATTGCTTTGGTCATCTTAAAGCTTTCACTCTCTTAAAACAGTGGATGAAGTATAGCTTATCGCATAGCTAAAATTATAACCTTATAAATAATGTGGTTTTCCACAATATCGCAAGATTAAGGCTTGCCCTATACTTAATAGTAAGCTTGTAACTTTTTAGAGCCGCAAGCTCCTATTTATAAAAATATTAAGCGGTATGTCGATTTATGCTAGAGCATCCGCAACCGATTTAGTAACCCTATTATGGAGGATAAGCTTATGAGAACTGAGCTTATGAGAAAATGGCCAGTGATTATCCTTATCGCCGCTATCATTGGATTGGCGCTGGCCTTTATTATCGGTCAGCTACTGCCTAGTCTGCGTACTAGCGATAGCAGTCTTGAGGTCAATATCACCGATCCTGCCTTAATAAAAAAAGGCGAATATGTCGCGCGCACCGGCGACTGTGTCGCCTGTCATACTACCCTTGGTGGTGAGACTTACGCCGGTGGCCTGCCAATGCTAACCCCGCTTGGCGCGATTTATTCGACTAATATTACTCCTGATAAAGATACCGGTATTGGTAATTATAGCTTTACTGATTTCAAAAATGTGGTAAAGCATGGCGTAGCGCCAGGAAACAAAGCTCTGTATCCAGCGATGCCCTATCCTTCTTATCAAATCATGCCTGACGAGGATATGGCAGCGATGTACGCCTACTTTATGTCGGCGGTAGAGCCAGTCAAGCAAGCCAACGTTAAAAGCGAGCTGCCACCCGTTGCCAATTGGCGCTGGCCGCTGGCGTATTGGCAAGCCTTATTTGCACCCAAGCGCGAGTTTGTCCCTGAGAGTGATGATGCGGTTTTAGCTCGTGGACAATACCTAGTCGAAGGGCCTGGTCACTGCGGCTCTTGTCATACTGAGCGCGGCATTGGCTATCAAGAGATTGCGCTGACTAACGCGGACTCTGAGGAATACTTAAGCGGTGCGGTCATCGATGGCTGGCGCGCAAAGAGTATTCGCGGTGAGCATCGCGGCCTTGGCACATGGAACGTCGCTGAGCTGAACGACTTCTTCAAAACTGGTCGTACTGATACGACTGCTGCTTTTGGCGCTATGGCAGAAGTGGTTGAGCATAGTACGCAATATATGACTGAGGATGATATCAACGCCATGTCCTCCTATCTAAAAACCTTATCGCCTGCCCCTAATAAAGAAGTCACGCTACCGGTCAAAAAAGACGTTACTACTGAGAATTTACTAGCCGGTAATTATGATTCACGTGGCGCGCTGCTCTATGTAGAGTACTGCACCGTCTGTCACCGCACTGATGGTAAAGGCGTACCACGTATCTTCCCAGCTCTCGATGGTAATAGCGCCGTCTACGCCAAAAATGCCGACTCGGTCTTACAGATTACCTTAGGCGGCGGGCGCATGCCAGAGACTCCGCATGATCGCATGGCCTTTACTATGCCTGAGTTTACCAACTTGGCGGATGCTGATATCGCTGAAGTGGTCAACTATGTACGTAATAGCTGGACCAACCAAGCGCCAGAGATTACCGTCAAAGATGTGGTAAAAATGCGCGCCTTCTTGGCTAAAAAACCCAAAACGGGCACTGACATCGCCCCCGATCTCAGTCTTGATAGCGATAACCTGACAGCAAAAGGAGCAAAATAATGACTATATCCTCATTGAAAATGAACCCGACTCCCGCTATTGCTATCCTAACTGCAGCCGTCCTTGCCATTAGCGTTAGCGGCTGTAGTCAGCCAGAACCTGTCGATCTAAACGCAGCAGAATATAAGCTTGTGACCGCTGATGACGCTAACGAAGGTATCGGTACTTATGTCATGCCGCAGGATACCGCTATCTTGGATGAGCCAAACGCTGAGGAGATCATCTATGGTAAGCGTTTATTAAACGAGACCAAACGGCTACTGCCTGAGCATGTCGGCGCGCAAATGAACTGTAATAGCTGTCATATCGCGCAAGGCAAAATCCCATTAGGCGATCCATATATTAACAGTTATAACTTTTATCCACGGGTAATGCCGCGAGCCGGTAAAGAAGTAGATTTAGAGGCCCGTATCAATGGCTGCTTTAAGCGCTCAATGAATGGTAAACCACTCGATCGTGAGTCTCCTGAGATGAAAGCTATGATGGCTTATATGAAGTGGCTAGCGCAAAACACCCCAAAAGATCAAAAAGTCGATATCAATAATGCCGGTGAGGTCGATACCACACTGGTGGGCGACCCTGTGCGCGGTGAGAAAATCTACTACGCACAGTGCGCGACCTGTCATGGGGACAACGGCGAAGGTATCAAAGATGCTCGCGGCGATATTGTCTTCCCGCCACTATGGGGCGATGAGTCCTTTAACATCGGCGCGGGTATGGCGCGAACTTACAAAGCAGCAGCTTTTGTGAAGTACAATATGCCCATGGGTATCCAAACTCAAGGGCTTTGGGGTCATGGCAACGTACTCTCCGATCAAGACGCAGTCGATGTGGCTGAGTTTTTCACCCATAAACCGCGCCCTGACTTTGCTGGCAAGGTTAATGATTGGCCAACCGCCAAAAAACCCAAAGATGCTCGTTACTAACCATAGATAGCTTCCTCTCATAGTCTTATAAAATAAAACCTCAAACGCATCGTAGCGCTTGAGGTTTTTTAGTTAAGCATAATCATTGCTTGCACCGATAACGCAATAAATTGTTAACTTATAAACTATCCAAAATCTGAATAGGTAGTGTCACGACATCGAAGGCTAAAGCAAAGGGCAGTAATACTAACTTGCCCGCCGTGCTGGTGCCGCCACTAGTGGTTTGCGTCTGCTGACTTTGACCATAGAACGTCACGGTATAAGGCTTGCTCAGCGGGCGATATTTGGACTGGATCATGCTGATATTGCTGACCTGCGGGTAGATAGCGCCTTTTACCGGTACGGTAAAGCAAAAACGCTGAGCGTTAATGCGCATGTCGCTGGCTGAGCTACACTCCACGCCGCCGTTTTGTAAAAAGAACTGATAGTCGCTACGATCAAACTCATCTTTTAGTTTGGCATAAGATAGCTTCATTTGCCCTTGAAAGTAGCCGTCGTTATTGGGCACATTGAAGCTCATATCGTTTTCGACTTGGATATTTTTGGCGGTTAGATTGGTGAGTAGGTTTATCATCTCACTACCGCCTTCGCTAAGCACGTAGCTGTTTTTATTACCGACGATGACCATGCTAGCCATCGGCATTTGCGGTAAAGTGGTAGCGGGACGACCAAAGGCGATAATCTGATCTTGCGATAACACACTTTTTACTGAGCTAGTAGTGGTCACTCTATTATCATCTAGCAGTGAGCTAGTGGCGCAGCCTGAGCTGGCTAGTAGTGCTAGCAGCGAGCCGCTGATTAAAGCGGTTTTTAAAACTAATGAATTTGAGAATATCCTTTGATTGCTAGTCATTATTAAGCTTCCTTGTTTAATATTTTGCGCTAAGAGCTAAAAAAGATTTTGTAGGGCTAATTGATTTGGTAGTGCTAGTTATAGTCATCTACAATATCGAGTTGTAATAAAGCCTAATTATGAAGCTATTTATGCTGCTTTACCATCTCTCATTTGGGTTAAATCTTACTTAAGCTCCTCAACCAAAGCTTCCATCTCGCCGATTTCACGCTTTTGCGCTTCAATAATATCGTCCGCTAATTGGCGTACTCGCGGATCTTCGATATCCGCCCGCGTACTGGTCAAAATAGCAATAGAATGATGCGGAATCATCGCTTGCATCCAGTCGACTTGATCAACGGTCGCTTGTGAGCGCACGCCCCATAGACCAAAGGCAAATAAGAACACACTAAGACCATAAATCATTAGATTGACCTTGGTTTTTTTGTACATATTGGTCATAAAGGCTAGCATAATGATCGCCATCATTGCGCCCATATATAGCGCCATATAAGCACGGGTTTCACTAAAATAAACGTGATCCCACTTATAGGTATTGAGATACATCATAAGGTACATGACGACAGTCGAGGTTAGAATCATCAAACCAAACTTGACGTAAGGATTCATTTGCGACTTGTTATTATCCATAATTATTTCTCCAAAGCTTACACCTGTACTGTAGATGCTCTCTCATGGGTTAAAGACTCAGCTTCTAACCAGTCCATTAAAGTACTATTTCTTATTAAAACTCTTTATCATGTTATTGTCAGTATCATCCTTGCTAAATAGCGTTAACTTGGTTTTGACTCTTTAAATTCAATCATAACTCTCAAAACTAACAGCGCTTAGCGATAAAAACTTTGCAATAAACCACAAAAAAAACTGCGTAGCCCTTATCATTAAGAGCTACGCAGTTTTAATATATTTGAGCATCTATTAACGCCTAAAAATATCAGTCAGCAACCAATATGACTAAGCATTACTTTTTAGATACTCTAACATAGTGTCGGCATCTGAGACTTCAAAGGGGTCTATTGGGCAGTTGTCGCCAAAATCAGGTTCTTTAAATACCTTTTTGATGGCTTTATCGTCGACATACATCGAATAACGCCATGAGCGCATACCAAAGCCAAGATTGCTTTTATCAACAAGCATACCCATTTTACGGGTGAATTCGCCATTGCCATCAGGAAGTAAGAAAACATTTTCACGGTTTTGCTTAAGACCCCACTGATACATGACGAAAGCATCGTTGACAGAAACACAAACTATCTCATCTATGCCTAACGCTTTGAACTCCTCGTACAGCTCTTCATAACGAGGCAAATGGCTGGTCGAACACGTTGGCGTAAAAGCGCCGGGTAGTGAGAACACCACCACTTTTTTATTAGCAAACAACTCATCTGTGGTTAAGTCATACCACGTAAATGGGTTATCTCCTCCAATAGATTCATCACGAACACGAGTTTTAAAAGTCACATCTGGTACATGGGTAATCATTGTTTACTCCGGTTTGGGTTATTGTTTTTTAGTTTCTAAAATGCTGCGTTGATATGATAATAGCTATAGCAGTCTATAAGCAAATCTTTGAGCTTATATTATATGAGATACCAAAATATCTTCGAGTACCTTCAAGTAACCTCAAGTAAAGGTCGTTTACAGTCTCAAATCTTAACTCTCTTATTCACAAAATATCATTATAAAACTGATACAGTGCTAGCGTATTGATTTTATTTCGAGCTGACTATAGTCACCGTTTGGTCACCAAGCAGTTGGTCACCGATTTCCAAAAGGCAGATTGTATAAACGCAGACTTATAGAGAATAAATTATTAAAGAGTAGATTACTTCTTAGTGGCTAACAAAGACAGGATAACCAACCCTTACGGATAAAGGCTTTAAGAGAAACTCAGGCACAAAAAAACCTCAAGTAAACGAATACTTGAGGTTGAAACTTTTGCATTAAAACTAAGTTTTAAATATGGCGCAGCGGACGGGACTCGAACCCGCGACCCCCGGCGTGACAGGCCGGTATTCTAACCAACTGAACTACCGCTGCTTAGGTCGCACTAGCATTTTGTCTTTTCTTTTATAAGAAGATAAGACCCACTTGCTGATAAGTGGTGGGTGATGACGGATTCGAACCGCCGACATTCTGCGTGTAAGGCAGACGCTCTACCAACTGAGCTAATCACCCTGAAGAGCGTATAAAAAAAGCACTGCTTTTTTAGCTCTGCAAGAGAAATCCTTTAAATAGGATTTCTAAAAGTCATAAGATCCAAAGCTGTCACACTAAAGATAAATAACCTCTAACAACTCAGAACCAATAAAGCCCCTTGCTGTGGGTGTGTATTATATAGATTTAACGATGGCTGTCAAATACATTTTCACTCTCTTTAGCACTATTTTTTGTTTTTTATGACCACTCGCTGGCAAGCTGCTGTTTTTGTTAGCTTTATATTTTATTAATTTACTAAAATTTTTATTACTGGTAGCTGCTTTCTAACTAATACAAAGCTAAATAGTAGCTACCAAGGCATTTTAAATATCCGCTTTAAGGGCTTTAAGTTTAGTAGTTGGCGCATAACGGTCAAGCACTTACCCATCACGGTCAATCAAAAACTTAGTAAAGCTCCATTTTATACCTTCAGTTAATAGACGACCCAAAAAATAAGGGAGCTTATATAAGCTCCCCTACTATATATCAAAATCTTATTAATCAATTTAATCAATAGCTAGTATTGACCGCCGATTAGTCTTCGGCTTTATCTAAATCGATAGAGACAGAATTGATGCAGTAGCGCATGCCTGTGGTCTCACGTGGACCATCTGGGAAAACATGACCTAAGTGAGCGTCACAATTGCTACAAGTCACTTCGGTGCGGCGCATGCCTAAAGA encodes:
- a CDS encoding ABC transporter permease — translated: MSLIAFFGALESGLIYGLVALGVLISFRTLDFPDLTADGSFPLGGAIAGISIVAGINPWLACAFGMLAGSVAGIVTAWLHVKLGILQLLASILVMVALYSVNLRIMGAPNLPLLGETTVFSSLVTNDNGFWMRCVIIGVVVLLAKLFLDWFYSTESGLSMRATGSNLRMAQAQGINTSKMTIIGMAISNGLIALAGALFVQTQGGADISIGIGTIVIGLAAVIIGETIIPAKRIWLITLAVILGAVLYKLFIQVALSSDTLRSIGFGPQDLNLITALLVVIALVLPKAKNRILSRKLKV
- a CDS encoding ABC transporter ATP-binding protein, whose product is MMQARDLRLTFNPGTPIENPALRGINLNIADGEFVTVIGTNGAGKSTFLNAVSGTTRVDSGSILLNGIDVTKKSAHERAHWVARVFQDPMAGTCEALTIEENMALAFKRGGKRGLSFALNNNNRELFKEKLAVLKLGLENRLTDRMGLLSGGQRQAVSLLMASLQPSKILLLDEHTAALDPKTAAFVLELTDKIVTDNQLTTMMVTHSMQQALAHGTRTVMLHQGQVVLDVAGEKRQGMTVHDLLDMFEQTRGEKIDDDSLILS
- a CDS encoding response regulator; amino-acid sequence: MTCAKINTEPLLIHIIDDEESVRTSCEFLLSSLGLSSQTWASAVDFLAAVDIYRPAVVISDLNLPHMTGQALQAHLNEHKSPIALIALTGNGEISDAVKMLKQGAVDYLEKPISSQRLQQAIRSAKQLTNKRAKLYDIAKLYEQLTDKEKEVAGELMQGKLNKVIADHLEVSMRTVEVHRSQVMKKMQAQHISELIQKLALLEE
- a CDS encoding PhnD/SsuA/transferrin family substrate-binding protein, which gives rise to MISAILPILDSIAVLQRALGQKLLLAYAVALLLVLIAQNTQAQTYYLGVLAPQGEAVAQQRWQPWLDELNSTLPQDTIVLVPLALENWQQQIEAKQFALVLGPQIQVIKMDTAGWRWLATLQSNVSAAKPSEFQISDINQSDFQTAAQYKLYKQLKNDLALLEQQKTNKAIGQPNAMEQIASTLWVNKDSDIQQLGDLERRKIVAVAPDAFGGYLLIAHLLKQNSLTPSDYQTQFVGYPIELTLSTLASGAVDAAIAPLCLMEEMASQGKIDQAQFRLIHPITTDSSCQSSTKIYPNWTLAATDQAPNALINQINQQLFSDHANDSSNSSLSWLSPESSVDAERILYEMNEHPAQKTLGSYIIEWIRSHRWWMSIIVLIILVSTINYAWMSWLAWRRQQQLLIQNRLIRDYDRQLRHSERFAVIGEMSGAIAHEINQPLATIQNYAQGLLIRSENLVQGGDNSHEDRTDKQQLDKQTTQKALKQIVNETQRVAAIISNIRRWAGRPAADEVSVDIAATYKQCIYFMGERAVDISFWLASDYQKLQLPNLLLDQLLINAMLNAQQQGAQHIILRCSQEQYQGKDWLAISIIDDAGGFEQKRLSANQAALANGPKYSERSTKLEGMGLGLMICQRLCKSLDGMMQLSNIEVPEELAIIKDLPMSYQLRLKHTLDSKNQLIQTQSYYPLKEKVGAKVTLYLPLSLADDKLTKN
- a CDS encoding cytochrome c translates to MRTELMRKWPVIILIAAIIGLALAFIIGQLLPSLRTSDSSLEVNITDPALIKKGEYVARTGDCVACHTTLGGETYAGGLPMLTPLGAIYSTNITPDKDTGIGNYSFTDFKNVVKHGVAPGNKALYPAMPYPSYQIMPDEDMAAMYAYFMSAVEPVKQANVKSELPPVANWRWPLAYWQALFAPKREFVPESDDAVLARGQYLVEGPGHCGSCHTERGIGYQEIALTNADSEEYLSGAVIDGWRAKSIRGEHRGLGTWNVAELNDFFKTGRTDTTAAFGAMAEVVEHSTQYMTEDDINAMSSYLKTLSPAPNKEVTLPVKKDVTTENLLAGNYDSRGALLYVEYCTVCHRTDGKGVPRIFPALDGNSAVYAKNADSVLQITLGGGRMPETPHDRMAFTMPEFTNLADADIAEVVNYVRNSWTNQAPEITVKDVVKMRAFLAKKPKTGTDIAPDLSLDSDNLTAKGAK
- a CDS encoding c-type cytochrome codes for the protein MTISSLKMNPTPAIAILTAAVLAISVSGCSQPEPVDLNAAEYKLVTADDANEGIGTYVMPQDTAILDEPNAEEIIYGKRLLNETKRLLPEHVGAQMNCNSCHIAQGKIPLGDPYINSYNFYPRVMPRAGKEVDLEARINGCFKRSMNGKPLDRESPEMKAMMAYMKWLAQNTPKDQKVDINNAGEVDTTLVGDPVRGEKIYYAQCATCHGDNGEGIKDARGDIVFPPLWGDESFNIGAGMARTYKAAAFVKYNMPMGIQTQGLWGHGNVLSDQDAVDVAEFFTHKPRPDFAGKVNDWPTAKKPKDARY
- a CDS encoding DUF305 domain-containing protein; the encoded protein is MDNNKSQMNPYVKFGLMILTSTVVMYLMMYLNTYKWDHVYFSETRAYMALYMGAMMAIIMLAFMTNMYKKTKVNLMIYGLSVFLFAFGLWGVRSQATVDQVDWMQAMIPHHSIAILTSTRADIEDPRVRQLADDIIEAQKREIGEMEALVEELK
- a CDS encoding peroxiredoxin, producing the protein MITHVPDVTFKTRVRDESIGGDNPFTWYDLTTDELFANKKVVVFSLPGAFTPTCSTSHLPRYEELYEEFKALGIDEIVCVSVNDAFVMYQWGLKQNRENVFLLPDGNGEFTRKMGMLVDKSNLGFGMRSWRYSMYVDDKAIKKVFKEPDFGDNCPIDPFEVSDADTMLEYLKSNA